The Neobacillus sp. OS1-2 genome includes a window with the following:
- the purQ gene encoding phosphoribosylformylglycinamidine synthase subunit PurQ — protein MKFAVIVFPGSNCDVDMFHAIKDELGEEVEYVWHDTESLDGYDGILLPGGFSYGDYLRTGAIARFSNVMKEVMKAAEAGKPVLGVCNGFQILLEAGLLPGAMRRNESLSFICKPVELVVANNQSMFTAEYKQDQTITIPVAHGEGNYYCDEETLNQLKANKQIVFTYQQNPNGSLENIAGITNEKGNVLGMMPHPERAVDELLGSADGLKMFQSIVKSWREAHVVNA, from the coding sequence GTGAAGTTTGCAGTGATCGTTTTTCCTGGTTCGAACTGTGATGTTGACATGTTTCATGCAATAAAGGATGAACTGGGTGAAGAAGTGGAGTACGTTTGGCATGATACGGAAAGCTTAGACGGTTATGATGGAATCCTTTTACCAGGCGGCTTCTCGTACGGTGATTACCTTCGTACAGGAGCGATTGCCCGTTTCAGTAATGTCATGAAAGAAGTCATGAAAGCCGCAGAAGCCGGCAAGCCAGTGCTTGGGGTGTGCAACGGATTCCAAATTCTTCTTGAAGCAGGTCTGCTGCCGGGAGCGATGAGACGGAACGAAAGCCTATCATTTATTTGCAAGCCGGTCGAATTAGTCGTGGCAAACAATCAATCCATGTTTACTGCTGAATATAAGCAAGACCAAACCATCACGATTCCGGTCGCCCATGGCGAAGGAAATTACTATTGTGACGAAGAAACTCTCAATCAACTAAAAGCTAATAAACAAATTGTGTTTACCTATCAGCAAAATCCAAATGGCAGTCTTGAGAATATTGCCGGAATCACAAACGAAAAAGGAAATGTCCTTGGTATGATGCCGCACCCTGAACGGGCGGTTGACGAGCTTTTAGGCAGCGCCGACGGGCTGAAAATGTTTCAATCAATCGTAAAATCTTGGAGGGAAGCACATGTTGTCAACGCTTGA
- the purS gene encoding phosphoribosylformylglycinamidine synthase subunit PurS yields the protein MYKVKVYVTLRESVLDPQGKAVTQSLHSLNYQEVTDVRIGKYMELTIEQSERDLDDVVNEICTKLLANPVIEDYRYEVEECVAQ from the coding sequence ATGTATAAAGTCAAAGTTTACGTAACGTTAAGAGAAAGTGTATTAGATCCGCAAGGCAAAGCCGTCACTCAATCATTACATTCATTAAATTACCAAGAAGTAACTGATGTCCGCATCGGTAAATATATGGAACTTACGATTGAACAATCAGAGCGTGACCTTGATGACGTCGTGAACGAGATTTGTACAAAGCTGCTAGCCAATCCAGTTATTGAAGACTACCGTTACGAAGTAGAGGAGTGTGTCGCTCAGTGA
- the purC gene encoding phosphoribosylaminoimidazolesuccinocarboxamide synthase: MKELLYEGKAKRIYKTDEENIVLVQYKDSATAFNGEKKAEITGKGRLNNEITSLIFLKLMEKGIHSHFIKRISETEQLVKKVSIIPLEVVVRNVAAGSFSKRLGIEEGRPLSASLVEFYLKDDALGDPLLTNDHILELNVATAEEITILREKALEVNAVLSSFFAELGITLIDFKLEFGKDEQGQILLADEISPDTCRLWDQKTNEKLDKDVFRRDLGSLTEAYKTILTRLGGHQHV; this comes from the coding sequence ATGAAAGAACTGCTTTACGAAGGAAAAGCCAAGCGAATTTACAAAACAGATGAAGAAAACATTGTATTAGTCCAATACAAGGATTCAGCCACCGCTTTTAATGGAGAAAAGAAAGCAGAGATCACTGGTAAAGGCAGACTCAATAACGAGATTACTAGTTTGATATTCTTAAAGCTAATGGAAAAAGGAATTCACTCACACTTTATCAAAAGAATCTCCGAAACGGAGCAGTTGGTGAAGAAGGTATCTATTATCCCGCTTGAAGTAGTCGTTCGTAACGTGGCTGCCGGCAGTTTTTCAAAAAGATTGGGAATCGAAGAAGGCAGACCGCTGTCAGCATCACTGGTTGAGTTTTATTTAAAAGATGACGCGCTCGGTGACCCGCTCCTTACCAATGACCATATCCTGGAGCTTAATGTGGCAACTGCCGAAGAGATTACGATTTTACGAGAAAAGGCGCTGGAAGTAAATGCGGTTTTATCGAGCTTTTTTGCAGAACTAGGCATTACCTTAATCGATTTTAAACTCGAGTTTGGCAAGGACGAACAGGGGCAAATTTTATTAGCCGATGAAATTTCTCCAGACACCTGCCGCCTATGGGATCAAAAGACAAATGAAAAGCTGGATAAAGATGTATTCCGCCGCGATTTAGGAAGCTTAACAGAGGCATATAAAACGATTTTAACTAGACTTGGAGGTCATCAGCATGTATAA
- the purB gene encoding adenylosuccinate lyase has protein sequence MIDRYTRPEMGAIWTEENRFNAWLEVEILACEAWAELGEIPKEDVKKLREHASFNIDRIKEIEEETRHDVVAFTRAVSETLGEERKWVHYGLTSTDVVDTALSYVLKQANEILLQDLESFIEILKNKAIEHKMTVMMGRTHGVHAEPTTFGLKLALWYEEMKRNLERFKQAAEGVEFGKISGAVGTYANINPFVEQYVCEKLGLGRAPISTQTLQRDRHAHYMSTIALIATSIEKFAVEVRGLQKSETREVEEFFAKGQKGSSAMPHKRNPIGSENMTGMARVIRGYMMTAYENVPLWHERDISHSSAERIILPDATIALNYMLNRFGRILKNLTVYPENMKRNMDRTLGLIYSQRVLLALIDKGLSREEAYDTVQPKAMEAWENQVPFRSLIEADGKITSLLSGEEIEDCFDYHYHLQHVDTIFDRLGLNG, from the coding sequence ATGATTGATCGTTATACTAGACCGGAAATGGGAGCCATTTGGACGGAGGAGAATCGCTTTAACGCCTGGCTTGAGGTGGAAATTCTAGCATGTGAGGCATGGGCAGAATTAGGAGAAATTCCGAAAGAAGATGTTAAGAAACTTCGTGAACATGCTTCTTTTAATATTGATCGCATTAAAGAAATCGAAGAAGAGACTAGGCATGATGTGGTTGCTTTTACTCGTGCGGTTTCGGAAACATTGGGCGAAGAACGGAAATGGGTTCATTACGGCTTAACTTCAACAGATGTCGTAGATACAGCACTTTCCTATGTATTGAAGCAAGCGAATGAAATTTTATTGCAGGATTTAGAAAGCTTTATTGAGATTTTAAAAAATAAGGCTATTGAGCACAAAATGACGGTCATGATGGGACGGACACATGGGGTCCATGCGGAACCGACAACATTTGGGTTGAAGCTTGCTCTGTGGTATGAGGAAATGAAACGCAATCTAGAGCGTTTTAAGCAAGCGGCTGAAGGGGTAGAGTTCGGAAAGATCTCCGGTGCTGTTGGAACTTACGCCAATATTAATCCGTTTGTGGAACAGTATGTGTGTGAAAAATTAGGTCTTGGCCGGGCGCCCATATCGACACAAACATTGCAGCGCGACCGCCATGCACACTATATGTCCACCATCGCATTAATCGCTACTTCCATCGAAAAATTTGCTGTTGAGGTTCGCGGGTTGCAAAAGAGTGAAACGCGTGAGGTTGAGGAATTTTTTGCGAAGGGTCAAAAAGGGTCATCGGCGATGCCGCATAAACGGAACCCAATTGGCTCGGAGAATATGACTGGTATGGCGCGCGTGATTCGTGGCTACATGATGACAGCTTATGAAAATGTGCCGCTTTGGCATGAGCGCGATATTTCTCATTCCTCCGCCGAACGCATCATTTTGCCGGATGCGACGATTGCCTTGAATTACATGCTCAACCGCTTCGGCAGGATATTGAAAAATCTAACTGTTTATCCGGAGAATATGAAACGCAACATGGATCGTACGCTAGGATTGATTTATTCACAGCGCGTGCTGCTTGCGTTGATTGATAAAGGCTTGTCGCGTGAAGAGGCTTATGATACGGTGCAGCCGAAGGCAATGGAGGCTTGGGAAAACCAAGTTCCATTCCGCAGCTTGATTGAAGCAGATGGAAAAATTACCTCGTTGCTGTCGGGTGAGGAAATCGAGGATTGCTTTGACTACCACTACCACTTACAGCATGTAGATACGATTTTTGATCGGTTAGGGTTGAACGGGTAA